Proteins encoded within one genomic window of Cryomorphaceae bacterium 1068:
- a CDS encoding MFS transporter: MKQKPRLSVASIWNMSFGFLGIQMGFALQNGNASRILQVFGADVHELSWFWIVAPLTGLIVQPIIGALSDKTWTPLGRRRPFFLAGAILASAGLILMPQADLFIAFLPALWVGAGFLAIMDASFNVAMEPFRALVADKLSDEQRNSGFSIQTVLIGIGAVIGSWLPYVLANWFGISNTAPDGEIPDNVVFSFIVGAGVLMVTILITIFTTKEYSPEELQEFAGEEIIEESGGLKDLPKDFKNMPTTMKQLGLVQFFSWFGLFSMWVFTTPAIAHHVYGTALDDSSSQMYSDAADWVGVIFGVYNLVSAIYAFMLPSIAKAIGRRKTHMISLFAGGIGLLSIYIAPSPNFLLFSMILVGIAWASILAMPYAMLAGSIPANKMGVYMGIFNFFIVLPQIINAIFGGLIVKYAFGGNPIYALMLGGAFMILAGILTFRIKNVEISS, from the coding sequence ATGAAGCAAAAACCAAGACTTAGTGTTGCCTCCATCTGGAATATGAGTTTCGGATTTCTCGGAATTCAAATGGGGTTTGCGCTTCAGAATGGGAATGCAAGCAGGATTTTGCAAGTCTTTGGAGCGGATGTACATGAGCTTTCTTGGTTTTGGATTGTTGCTCCCTTAACAGGATTAATTGTTCAGCCAATCATCGGCGCCTTGAGCGATAAAACCTGGACCCCATTGGGAAGAAGACGCCCATTCTTTCTGGCTGGAGCAATTTTGGCCTCTGCAGGTTTGATCTTAATGCCACAGGCTGACCTGTTTATCGCTTTCCTGCCAGCCTTGTGGGTAGGGGCTGGGTTCTTAGCCATTATGGACGCGTCTTTTAATGTGGCCATGGAGCCATTTAGAGCTTTGGTGGCCGATAAGCTATCAGACGAACAGAGAAATTCAGGATTCAGTATTCAGACCGTACTAATTGGAATTGGTGCGGTGATTGGCTCTTGGCTTCCATACGTACTTGCCAATTGGTTTGGCATTTCAAATACGGCTCCTGACGGTGAAATTCCCGATAACGTGGTTTTTTCATTCATTGTCGGTGCAGGCGTTTTAATGGTGACCATTCTGATTACCATATTCACAACGAAGGAGTATAGCCCTGAAGAGCTGCAAGAGTTTGCGGGTGAAGAGATTATAGAGGAATCGGGCGGACTCAAAGATTTGCCAAAGGATTTTAAAAATATGCCTACTACCATGAAGCAGCTGGGTTTAGTTCAGTTCTTTTCGTGGTTTGGTCTTTTCAGTATGTGGGTTTTTACAACCCCTGCCATTGCACATCATGTCTACGGAACTGCCTTAGATGATAGTTCATCGCAAATGTATTCTGACGCGGCAGATTGGGTAGGAGTAATCTTTGGGGTCTATAATCTGGTATCGGCTATTTACGCATTCATGCTTCCTTCAATTGCGAAAGCCATCGGACGTCGAAAAACCCACATGATCTCTCTCTTTGCAGGAGGTATAGGATTATTGTCAATTTATATTGCGCCTTCGCCCAACTTTCTGTTGTTCTCCATGATCTTGGTTGGAATTGCTTGGGCCAGTATTCTGGCCATGCCTTATGCTATGTTGGCAGGTTCCATTCCTGCAAATAAGATGGGAGTCTACATGGGAATCTTCAATTTCTTTATTGTCCTTCCGCAGATTATCAACGCTATTTTCGGTGGTTTGATTGTAAAATATGCTTTCGGCGGCAACCCGATATATGCATTGATGCTAGGTGGTGCTTTTATGATTTTGGCAGGAATCTTAACCTTCAGAATAAAAAACGTCGAAATATCGTCTTGA
- a CDS encoding T9SS type A sorting domain-containing protein produces MKKSLLPLAFLALGTAASAQVENGDFENWNKLILFEQPFMSFDAISSNYEIFVETGETNVVQVEHEDGSAIRLENIEIGDEVTPAFYILGGTPDQVGEDLVFPGGIPASDPNVTGFSVDMSYDFPGEASGFVIVQFKMNGTPVGTGNMGVGTFFFPVSGQQDWETEVFDFGTTLDAQYNQVVFGFATADLIGSDSDFPVGSWMEIDNLSFINSSDEIPNGSFDVWAQVPAVFYPVKVDVEIDLLNPTYIQSFDAADGQNALGLVTRDFDGFAEPSKAMIGTAETEGGIPTIDLIEEHSMLSFDYKYLADDDIAEAVITFYQQSGESLIPVYGKVIDLEPTDVYESVEYPFLDELEENFVTANKVSIEFVSSKESGNPEPNSLLLLDNVDISGTLRASTIVKHFEPYQIIAYPNPTVGRVTLDMQGVKTGFYRVYNTQGFQIDMVSFKQKQKVTYDLFGMPSGQYTFRFYHENGTRIARVIKN; encoded by the coding sequence ATGAAAAAATCTTTACTCCCTTTAGCATTTTTGGCGCTGGGAACCGCCGCATCTGCTCAAGTCGAAAATGGCGACTTTGAGAATTGGAACAAACTTATTCTATTCGAACAACCTTTTATGTCGTTCGATGCGATCAGTTCAAATTATGAAATATTTGTCGAAACTGGCGAGACCAATGTTGTGCAAGTTGAGCACGAAGATGGGTCTGCCATCAGACTAGAGAATATCGAAATAGGAGATGAGGTAACACCTGCTTTTTATATTTTGGGAGGCACTCCTGACCAAGTAGGTGAAGACCTTGTTTTCCCAGGTGGTATACCTGCTTCAGATCCCAACGTAACGGGTTTCTCAGTAGATATGAGCTACGACTTCCCGGGTGAAGCTTCGGGATTCGTCATCGTTCAGTTTAAAATGAACGGGACACCGGTAGGAACGGGAAATATGGGGGTAGGTACTTTCTTCTTCCCTGTTAGCGGACAGCAAGATTGGGAAACTGAAGTATTCGATTTCGGAACAACTCTCGATGCACAGTACAACCAGGTCGTTTTTGGATTTGCTACGGCAGATCTGATCGGAAGCGATAGTGATTTCCCTGTGGGATCGTGGATGGAAATTGACAATTTGTCTTTTATCAACTCATCTGACGAAATTCCCAATGGTAGTTTTGACGTGTGGGCACAAGTTCCGGCGGTTTTTTACCCGGTAAAAGTTGATGTTGAAATAGATCTGCTTAACCCGACTTATATTCAATCTTTCGATGCGGCAGATGGGCAGAATGCTCTCGGATTGGTTACTCGCGATTTTGATGGTTTTGCGGAGCCATCCAAAGCTATGATTGGAACTGCAGAAACAGAAGGAGGAATCCCTACGATTGACTTAATCGAAGAACACTCGATGTTGAGTTTTGATTACAAATATTTAGCCGACGATGATATCGCTGAAGCTGTTATCACCTTTTACCAGCAATCAGGAGAATCTCTGATTCCCGTATATGGAAAAGTGATAGACCTTGAGCCAACTGATGTTTATGAGTCCGTTGAATATCCGTTTTTGGATGAGCTGGAAGAAAATTTCGTAACTGCGAATAAAGTATCCATTGAATTTGTTTCGAGTAAGGAAAGCGGTAATCCTGAGCCGAATAGTTTGCTCCTTCTTGATAATGTCGACATCTCCGGTACGCTGAGGGCGTCAACAATTGTCAAGCATTTTGAACCTTACCAAATCATTGCATATCCAAATCCGACAGTAGGAAGGGTAACCCTTGACATGCAAGGTGTGAAAACCGGATTTTACAGAGTTTACAATACACAAGGATTTCAAATCGATATGGTGAGCTTTAAGCAAAAGCAGAAAGTAACTTATGATCTTTTTGGAATGCCTTCAGGTCAATATACTTTCCGCTTTTATCATGAAAACGGGACTAGAATTGCACGTGTGATTAAGAACTAG
- the pgi gene encoding glucose-6-phosphate isomerase produces MFPRINFQETQAHKELKRHAERMKDVHLRELFGDEERFNKYTKCFENILLDYSKNRIDESVVEQLKALATECQLDEAIEAFFSGEHINETEDRPVMHTALRYQGTDPVMIDGKDVMPDVRKVLAHMKSFSEKVVSGEWKGYSGKEITDVVNIGIGGSDLGPVMVTEALKPYSTRLNMHFVSNVDGTHIAETLKDLNVETTLFIIASKTFTTQETMTNARSAKAWFLTNGGSSPDVAKHFVALSTNAEGVAAFGIDTANMFQFWNWVGGRYSLWSAIGLSICLGIGFDNFEKLLQGAASMDNHFRKEKSNSMPGILALLGIWYNNYFGAASHAILPYDQYMHRFAAYFQQGDMESNGKSTTRGGDKVDYETGPIIWGEPGTNGQHAFYQLIHQGTKLIPCDFIAPAISQNPIGDHHPKLLANYFAQTEALMKGKTEQEAKSELEASGLSGSALEELLPHKVFPGNRPTNSILVKKLDPHTLGSLIAMYEHKIFIQGVIWNIFSFDQWGVELGKVLAKNILPELEGDVPVSSHDASTNGLINAYKAMRN; encoded by the coding sequence ATGTTTCCACGAATCAATTTCCAAGAAACTCAAGCCCATAAAGAACTCAAGCGCCACGCTGAGCGAATGAAGGATGTTCATTTGCGTGAGCTCTTTGGCGACGAAGAACGCTTCAACAAATACACCAAATGTTTCGAGAATATTTTGCTCGACTACAGCAAGAATCGAATCGATGAATCGGTGGTAGAGCAGTTGAAAGCCCTTGCTACTGAATGTCAGCTCGACGAGGCCATCGAAGCTTTTTTCAGCGGCGAACACATCAACGAAACCGAAGATCGCCCCGTGATGCACACCGCACTGCGCTATCAGGGAACAGATCCTGTGATGATAGACGGTAAGGACGTGATGCCCGATGTCCGGAAGGTATTGGCCCACATGAAATCTTTTTCGGAAAAGGTAGTCAGCGGCGAGTGGAAGGGATATTCCGGTAAAGAAATCACAGACGTTGTGAACATCGGAATCGGCGGCTCGGATCTTGGCCCCGTTATGGTGACGGAAGCCTTAAAGCCTTATTCAACTCGATTGAATATGCACTTTGTCAGCAATGTAGACGGCACGCATATCGCAGAAACACTCAAAGATCTCAATGTCGAGACTACTCTCTTCATTATCGCTTCAAAGACTTTCACTACGCAGGAAACCATGACCAACGCCCGGTCGGCCAAGGCTTGGTTCTTGACCAATGGAGGCTCTTCGCCTGATGTGGCAAAACACTTTGTAGCTCTATCGACCAACGCTGAAGGGGTTGCAGCATTTGGAATTGATACTGCCAACATGTTCCAATTCTGGAATTGGGTAGGAGGCAGGTATTCCCTCTGGTCGGCTATCGGTCTTTCCATCTGTTTGGGAATCGGCTTCGATAATTTTGAGAAATTGCTTCAAGGAGCGGCCTCGATGGACAATCATTTCCGGAAGGAAAAGTCCAACAGTATGCCGGGAATCTTGGCTCTACTTGGGATTTGGTACAACAACTATTTCGGTGCTGCCAGCCATGCCATCTTGCCTTATGATCAATACATGCATCGATTTGCGGCTTACTTCCAGCAAGGAGATATGGAGAGCAACGGTAAGTCGACTACCCGCGGTGGTGACAAGGTAGATTATGAAACGGGCCCAATCATTTGGGGGGAACCCGGCACCAATGGTCAACACGCCTTCTACCAATTGATTCATCAGGGAACCAAATTGATTCCTTGTGATTTTATTGCTCCTGCAATCAGCCAGAATCCCATTGGTGATCACCATCCAAAACTTCTTGCCAACTACTTTGCCCAAACGGAGGCGCTCATGAAAGGCAAGACGGAGCAAGAGGCGAAAAGCGAGTTGGAAGCCTCCGGACTTTCGGGCAGTGCTCTGGAAGAGCTTCTTCCACATAAAGTCTTTCCGGGAAACCGACCAACCAATTCTATTTTGGTCAAAAAATTAGATCCCCACACCCTCGGTAGTTTGATTGCCATGTACGAACACAAGATCTTCATTCAAGGGGTTATTTGGAATATTTTCTCATTCGATCAATGGGGAGTAGAGCTCGGAAAGGTCTTGGCTAAGAACATTCTTCCCGAGCTGGAAGGTGATGTGCCGGTAAGCAGCCACGACGCTAGTACGAATGGTCTGATCAACGCGTATAAGGCCATGAGAAACTGA
- the fbaA gene encoding class II fructose-bisphosphate aldolase: protein MSKFRAGVLHGQEVTDLFNYANENDFALPAVNVIGTNSVNAVLETAREVNSPVIIQFSNGGAHFFAGKGITSEGQAGAIAGGISGALHVHEMAKAYGVPVILHTDHCAKKLLPWIDGLLDAGEKYFEKNGQPLYSSHMLDLSEEPIEENIETSSKYFERMNKMGMTIEIELGVTGGEEDGVDNTDVDSSKLYTQPEEVAYSYERLKQISPNFTVAAAFGNVHGVYKPGNVSLKPIILKNSQEYIQKKFNTGAQPVNFVFHGGSGSSQAEIREAISYGAIKMNIDTDMQWAFWDGIKNYYQANEGYLQTQIGNPDGADKPNKKHYDPRNWLRKGEQSFVTRLTQAFDDLNCLNRN, encoded by the coding sequence ATGAGTAAATTCAGAGCAGGAGTCCTTCACGGACAAGAAGTAACCGACCTTTTTAACTACGCCAACGAAAACGATTTTGCCCTTCCTGCGGTAAACGTAATCGGGACAAATTCGGTGAATGCCGTTTTGGAAACTGCCAGAGAGGTCAACTCTCCTGTGATCATCCAATTCTCAAATGGAGGAGCTCATTTTTTTGCCGGAAAAGGAATTACCTCCGAAGGTCAAGCAGGAGCAATTGCCGGTGGAATCAGCGGAGCACTTCACGTGCACGAAATGGCCAAGGCATACGGAGTTCCGGTGATTCTTCATACAGACCACTGCGCCAAGAAGCTACTCCCTTGGATTGATGGATTACTCGATGCGGGAGAAAAGTATTTCGAAAAGAACGGCCAACCACTATACAGCTCTCACATGCTCGATTTGAGTGAAGAGCCAATCGAAGAGAACATTGAAACATCATCGAAGTACTTCGAGCGAATGAACAAGATGGGAATGACTATCGAAATCGAACTGGGTGTAACAGGAGGTGAAGAAGATGGAGTAGACAATACTGACGTAGATAGCTCAAAGCTTTACACGCAGCCTGAAGAGGTAGCATACTCTTATGAAAGGCTCAAGCAAATATCGCCAAACTTTACTGTGGCAGCAGCTTTTGGTAATGTTCACGGTGTTTACAAGCCCGGTAATGTTTCGCTTAAGCCAATTATATTGAAGAATTCTCAGGAATACATTCAAAAGAAATTCAATACTGGTGCACAACCGGTGAACTTTGTCTTCCACGGTGGATCGGGTTCTTCTCAAGCCGAAATTCGCGAAGCCATTTCTTACGGAGCTATCAAGATGAATATCGATACAGATATGCAGTGGGCATTCTGGGATGGAATCAAGAATTACTACCAGGCGAATGAGGGCTACTTACAAACGCAAATCGGAAACCCAGACGGCGCTGACAAGCCGAATAAGAAGCACTACGATCCAAGAAATTGGTTGAGAAAAGGTGAGCAAAGTTTCGTGACGCGCTTGACTCAGGCTTTTGATGACTTGAACTGCCTCAATAGAAACTAA
- a CDS encoding methylglyoxal synthase gives MKLAIIAHDGKKADMVAFLQEHKEFLLQQSVDLVATGTTGTHVERAGLDVQKVASGPLGGDAQIAAMVTEGKINAVIFFRDPLDRHPHEPDIAMLMRICDVHNVPLATNQATAKMIINGLT, from the coding sequence ATGAAATTAGCCATTATAGCGCACGATGGAAAAAAGGCCGATATGGTCGCTTTTCTGCAAGAACACAAAGAGTTCTTGTTGCAACAATCAGTCGACCTAGTGGCAACGGGTACAACGGGAACTCACGTGGAGCGCGCTGGCCTTGATGTTCAAAAGGTCGCCTCAGGTCCTTTAGGCGGGGATGCCCAAATAGCTGCAATGGTGACGGAAGGTAAAATCAACGCTGTTATTTTCTTTCGCGATCCTCTTGACCGTCATCCACACGAGCCGGATATAGCCATGTTGATGAGGATATGTGACGTGCACAATGTACCTTTAGCCACCAATCAGGCTACGGCCAAAATGATAATTAACGGACTAACATAA
- a CDS encoding alpha-amylase family glycosyl hydrolase: MKCSALFFAFAIGLTACQEAPKSQDSEATEETAAPTSHDDWSKNATIYEVNVRQYSPEGTLNAVTEDLSRIKDMGIKIIWLMPIYPIGELNRKGGKGSYYSILDYKAVNPEFGTMADFKALVEKAHDLDMKVILDWVANHSSFDNVWVEDHKDYYNLDSLGNLQMPEGTDWSDVADLNYDNPDLRLAMIDALQFWVEETGVDGYRCDVAGFVPTDFWEAARDSLEAVRPDIFMLAEWEDPEHHEKAFEMSYGWEFLHVINGVAKGEKTLAAFDEYMAKQDTLFPKEAYRMYFTTNHDENSWNGTVMERYGEEGHKTYAVLAYTIAGMPLLYSGQEAGMDESLAFFEKDTIDWGDYELQDFYTKLLMLKRENEALWNGEYGGNFDRLSTNADDKVYAFKRQKGDDAVIVVLNFSNETVDVSFDGSLPEMNMKSLFDEVDYTILSEGVDLAPFAYHVFHTP, from the coding sequence ATGAAGTGCTCAGCTTTATTTTTCGCTTTTGCAATTGGTTTGACAGCCTGTCAAGAAGCACCGAAATCTCAAGATTCGGAAGCCACTGAAGAAACCGCCGCACCGACCAGTCACGATGATTGGTCAAAGAACGCAACCATCTACGAAGTCAATGTGCGTCAATATTCTCCTGAAGGAACCTTGAATGCGGTAACCGAAGACTTGTCCAGAATAAAGGACATGGGCATTAAGATTATTTGGCTGATGCCGATCTATCCTATAGGCGAGTTGAACCGCAAAGGTGGGAAGGGAAGCTATTATTCCATTCTAGATTACAAAGCAGTGAATCCTGAGTTTGGAACAATGGCTGACTTTAAGGCCCTTGTGGAGAAGGCGCACGATCTCGATATGAAAGTTATCTTGGATTGGGTGGCCAATCATTCGTCTTTCGACAATGTTTGGGTAGAAGACCACAAGGATTATTACAACCTCGACTCCCTCGGTAACCTTCAAATGCCTGAAGGCACCGATTGGAGCGATGTGGCAGATTTGAATTACGACAATCCCGATTTGCGCTTGGCTATGATCGACGCCTTGCAGTTTTGGGTAGAAGAAACAGGTGTAGATGGTTACCGCTGTGATGTGGCAGGTTTTGTTCCAACTGATTTTTGGGAGGCAGCCAGAGATTCGCTAGAGGCAGTTCGCCCCGACATCTTCATGCTAGCCGAATGGGAAGACCCCGAGCATCACGAGAAAGCCTTTGAAATGAGTTACGGTTGGGAATTTCTCCATGTAATAAATGGTGTCGCTAAAGGCGAGAAGACACTGGCTGCGTTTGACGAATACATGGCCAAGCAGGATACGCTCTTTCCAAAAGAAGCTTACCGAATGTACTTCACCACCAATCACGACGAGAATTCGTGGAATGGAACGGTGATGGAGCGCTACGGCGAAGAAGGGCACAAGACCTACGCTGTTTTGGCATACACCATTGCAGGAATGCCGCTACTATACAGCGGTCAGGAAGCGGGAATGGATGAGTCTTTGGCTTTTTTCGAAAAAGACACCATCGATTGGGGCGATTACGAATTGCAAGATTTCTACACCAAGCTCTTAATGCTCAAACGAGAGAATGAAGCCCTTTGGAATGGTGAGTACGGCGGAAATTTTGACCGACTATCCACCAATGCTGACGATAAGGTCTATGCCTTCAAGCGTCAAAAAGGTGATGATGCTGTAATCGTCGTTTTGAATTTTTCTAATGAGACCGTGGATGTGAGTTTTGATGGTTCACTCCCTGAAATGAATATGAAAAGTCTTTTCGACGAAGTAGACTACACGATTCTTTCGGAAGGAGTTGATTTAGCTCCATTCGCTTACCACGTTTTCCATACTCCATGA
- a CDS encoding alpha-amylase family glycosyl hydrolase → MNKIKCLILLVGAAAFGCASQKDVKPTVENGKAIVGIASPIRLDFGQTEIHLGDYFENPEKVDSVSFGVAVDFDLNEGILTVENFNSDDPVTFLSASYEGVEYEIPVFKSRKQAHVFTYDPPTGNPQEIGLKGNFNGWNYKAGMLSEQNGVWYDTLILNPGLYEYQVVQDGVEMLDPTNPDKKDNGSGGFNSAFRVGATADRPHISTYGYLGDSIVLHFPEELTPPLILWENQVLGDSWYARRGDRLSFPIPDAAAESARSYIRVFASDGEQRSNDVLIPLEKGMPVMEASALNRTDKHTYSMYFMMVDRFVNAQASNDIPVDDPEILPIANYYGGDLAGVNQKIEEGYFQKLGMNTVWLSPIVQNPLGAYGLWDKGGVRTKFSGYHGYWPISSSAVDMRFGNDSVLHSLIDEAHKEDMNVILDYVANHVHQEHPVYQLHPDWATELYLPDGSLNTERWDEYRLTTWFDTFMPTLDLRRDDVTAAMTDSALYWFEEFPIDGFRHDATKHIPLSFWRELTRKLKYRVVVPEDRNIYQIGETYGNPDLIGSYISSGMLDAQFDFNLYDAEVSAFGKDNGSLEDLNRVFGQSLLGYGDHHLMGNISGNQDRTRFISYADGTVDFGEDPKLAGWTRDITRGDTIGFNRLGLLQAFNFFSPGIPVIYYGDEYGMIGAGDPDNRRMMQFGDDLTEREQAMLQEVTTLANLRKGNMALLYGDTEVLSISNKEMAVLRNYFDQTAVLFINSSRQEKTVTVEVPVHYNIEGFKANFGNQFTLDGKTITIALPAVSFEILTL, encoded by the coding sequence ATGAATAAAATAAAGTGTCTGATTCTGCTCGTGGGAGCTGCTGCATTTGGCTGTGCTTCTCAAAAAGATGTAAAGCCAACCGTTGAGAACGGCAAAGCCATTGTTGGCATAGCTAGCCCTATTCGGCTGGATTTTGGTCAAACCGAAATCCACTTGGGCGACTATTTCGAGAATCCTGAAAAAGTAGATTCGGTAAGCTTCGGAGTAGCCGTAGACTTCGATCTCAATGAAGGAATCTTGACGGTCGAGAATTTCAATTCAGACGATCCTGTCACGTTTCTTTCTGCCTCCTACGAAGGAGTGGAGTATGAAATCCCCGTTTTCAAAAGCCGCAAACAAGCTCACGTTTTTACCTACGATCCTCCTACCGGAAATCCGCAGGAAATAGGTCTGAAAGGAAATTTCAACGGCTGGAACTACAAGGCCGGAATGCTTTCAGAACAAAATGGAGTGTGGTACGACACGCTCATTTTGAATCCGGGTTTGTACGAGTACCAAGTCGTTCAAGATGGCGTGGAAATGCTCGACCCGACCAATCCTGATAAAAAGGATAATGGTTCAGGTGGGTTCAACTCCGCCTTTAGAGTTGGAGCCACAGCTGATCGCCCCCATATTTCGACTTACGGATATTTGGGAGATAGCATTGTTTTACATTTTCCTGAAGAACTCACCCCTCCTTTGATTTTATGGGAGAACCAAGTACTCGGCGATAGCTGGTATGCTCGACGCGGAGATCGACTAAGCTTTCCAATTCCCGATGCAGCGGCTGAATCGGCGCGAAGCTATATTCGCGTTTTTGCTTCAGACGGTGAGCAGCGTTCCAACGATGTACTCATTCCCCTCGAAAAGGGCATGCCCGTTATGGAGGCCAGTGCTTTGAATCGCACGGATAAGCATACCTATTCCATGTATTTCATGATGGTCGACCGTTTCGTGAATGCCCAAGCATCCAACGATATCCCTGTCGATGATCCAGAGATTTTACCGATTGCCAATTACTACGGGGGCGACTTAGCGGGTGTGAATCAAAAAATTGAAGAAGGTTATTTTCAAAAATTGGGAATGAACACCGTTTGGCTTTCGCCAATTGTGCAGAATCCGCTCGGCGCCTACGGTCTTTGGGACAAAGGTGGAGTCAGAACGAAATTTTCGGGATACCATGGGTATTGGCCCATCTCTTCCTCGGCGGTAGATATGCGATTTGGCAATGACTCCGTGCTCCATTCGCTGATCGACGAGGCCCATAAGGAAGACATGAATGTGATTCTCGACTACGTGGCCAATCACGTTCATCAAGAACATCCCGTTTATCAGCTACACCCTGATTGGGCAACAGAGCTATATCTTCCCGACGGATCCCTGAATACTGAGCGCTGGGACGAGTACCGCCTCACCACTTGGTTCGATACTTTTATGCCAACGCTGGATTTGCGTCGCGATGATGTGACAGCCGCCATGACTGATAGCGCGCTTTACTGGTTCGAAGAATTTCCGATTGACGGTTTCCGTCACGATGCCACCAAGCACATTCCGCTGAGCTTTTGGCGTGAGCTTACGCGAAAACTAAAGTACCGCGTGGTGGTTCCCGAAGACCGAAATATCTACCAAATTGGGGAGACCTATGGGAATCCCGATTTGATCGGAAGCTATATCAGTTCGGGAATGCTCGATGCACAATTCGACTTTAACCTCTACGACGCTGAGGTATCAGCTTTCGGAAAAGACAATGGGAGTCTCGAAGATTTGAATCGAGTATTTGGTCAGAGCTTACTGGGTTACGGCGATCATCATCTGATGGGAAACATCTCCGGAAACCAAGACCGCACGCGCTTTATCTCTTACGCGGATGGAACGGTTGATTTTGGCGAAGACCCGAAATTGGCAGGCTGGACCCGCGACATTACTCGTGGAGATACCATCGGTTTCAATCGACTCGGTTTGCTACAAGCGTTTAACTTTTTCTCTCCTGGCATTCCCGTAATTTACTACGGCGACGAGTACGGAATGATTGGAGCGGGCGATCCCGATAACCGCCGCATGATGCAGTTTGGCGACGACCTGACCGAAAGGGAGCAAGCCATGCTTCAGGAGGTGACTACGTTGGCAAACCTGCGCAAGGGCAATATGGCATTGCTTTACGGAGACACCGAAGTACTCAGTATTTCCAATAAGGAAATGGCCGTGCTCCGAAATTACTTTGATCAAACGGCTGTTCTGTTCATCAATAGCTCTCGACAAGAAAAAACAGTGACCGTTGAAGTTCCCGTTCACTACAATATTGAGGGATTCAAAGCCAATTTTGGAAATCAATTTACCCTCGACGGAAAAACGATCACAATTGCGCTTCCTGCTGTCTCATTTGAAATTCTTACCCTTTAA